From Crateriforma spongiae:
CCGCAGGCGAATACCGTTTGAGCAGTCGACGTTGAACAAAGCCTCGAAAAAACAATTCTTCACTCACACCGGGAACAACCCCGACGACAGCAACCATAACGATCGCCCAAAGGAGATCTGCATTGCGGTACAGATCCAAGATGCCTTCGTTTCCGGGAATCCATTGCGAAATGGCAGCGGCGGGCAGCAAAGCAACCAGAAACACGGGGACCGACCCGAGCACAAAAGCCAACCATGTGGTCGCACTGATGTTCGGCACCGAGAGCCCGAGCCGCGTCTTCAGTCGTGCACCCTGACGCATTGCACTGAACCAACCGCCGGTCAGTCCGACCACAATCAGCGGAATGCCCGAGACGGCGAGGCTGAAGACAAAGTTGGGGGCTTCGAACATCTTTTGCTGCAGCCCGCCGGCGGCCTCCGCAAATGTCTCGTTCGAACCCTTTGTCGCAAACAGGACAGCGAGAGAAGCCACGATCTGAGCGAGGATGACTGCGATGAACGCGACGATCGTCAAAACAATGACCGGCCATACGCGGGCTGGTGTGCTTTCGTTACCCGCCGTCGTTTGGTCATTCATTTGCAAAATCTGTCATCCGAACCACGCGTTTGCCGACCGTGTGGCCCGCTTCCAGTTTGAGCAAAGCGTCGGCCACCTGATCCGGCGTATGGACCTCGGCAATGACCGGAGACAATTGGCCATCTTCAACGTATCGACAAAGCTCTTCGAGATCGGCGGCGCTGGGTGTCGATACATACCGCCGGAGTTTTTGGCTGGTCAGCGGCGACAGCAGTAACGGTTTCAATAAACGGATCCAAAACGCCAACCCCGTCGCTCCCGTTCCGCTGTTACAAATCAACGTCCCGTCGGGCTTTAGGACTCGGCGAACGTCCGTCAGTGGGCGATTCTCCACATTGTCCAAAATGCAGTCGTACTTCTCTTCGCCGGTCGTGAAGTCTTCGGAGGCGTAATCGATCACTCGATCGGCTCCGAGCGAATGAACAAGGGACTTGTTCTTGGCGCTGCAAACGCCGGTCACCTTGGCTTTCATGATCTTGGCAATCTGCACCGCAAACGTTCCGATGCCGCCGGACGCGCCGTTGATCAGTACGGCGTCACCGCGACGCGTCTTGGCAACATCCCGCAGTGCATGAAGTGCCGCGAGTCCCGATGTGGGCAACGCGGCGGCTTCGAAATGCGAAAGCTTGGAAGGTTTCTTTGCCGTCTGGCTCACTGGGGCCGCAACGTATTCGGCACAAGTACCCGAACGGTAACCAAAGACTTCGTCGCCGACTTCGAAACCGTCGCCTCCATCACCAACCGATTCGACGACACCGGAGAAATCGTATCCGACGATCCCCGATTTCGGACGACGCCAACCGGTATCGACCCGAACGACGAATGGCTTTCCGCGAACGGTGAAACAATCGCCCACGTGAAGCGCAGCGGCGTGAACGCGAACGAGCACTTCCTTGGCACCGGCGATCGGCCGCGCAAGATCAACCACCCGCAGTTGTTCGGGCGAACCATACTGGTTGGAGTGAACCGCTTTCATCGCTTGCTCTCGCAATCAGTAGGAAAGAGCCGCAGCCTGATGCAGGTAGTCATGGCCCGAGATCTGCCGGACAATAAAATCGGCCACGTCGGCTCGCGAGATTTTAAGCGTTAAGTTTTTGGCCAGCGAATCAAATCCGTGCCTGTATCGTCCGGTGTGATCGCCATCAGTGAAAGCGGCCGGTCGCACGATCGTCCAGTCTAACCCGCTGGCTCGAACAAGCTCTTCCTGTTCAACGTGATCCGCCATCGCTTTGCGAAGCGGCACGCGAAAGATGAATTTCCACAGCCAGTTCAGGTTGCCAAAACTGTCGCCCGCCCCCAGCGTGGACTGGCAAATCAATCGGCTGACGCCGGTGTCCTTCATCGCCGAAACGACGTTCCGCGTCCCAACCGCACGAACACGGCCTCGCATTCCGTCCCCCAGCGCCACCACGACCGCATCGCAGTCGGCGACCGCGGTTCGCAGACGATCGTCATCATCGGTCACGTCGGCGACCACCACGTGCAAGTGGTCATGCTGTTGGTCTATTTTGGCCGGGTCGCGAACGACGGCGACCACGTCGTGCCCCACGTGCAGTGATTGATTGACGAGATGGGCTCCGACACTTCCCGTGGCACCAACGATGGCGATTCTCATGCTCTTCTCCGGACAGGGTCATTTCCAGAAACAGGTTTACACGCTGTAAACTTGACGCGATGTAAACCTAGGCATAACTTGACGCCATGTCAACCGAACCCAGCGAAACACAAACGAAAATTCTTTCTGCCGCTCTGGACCTACTCGTTCGCAACGCCGGCAAAGACGTCCGCATGAGTGACATTGCGGGGGCTGCCGGCGTGTCGCGGCAGGCGATTTACTTGAATTTCGAGTCTCGCAGCGACCTGATGATCGCGACCGTCCAGTACGGTGATCGGATCAACAACGCCGCGTCTCAGGTCCAGCCGTGGCGAGACGCCGAGGGAACTGCCAAGTTGGACGCTTGGATCAAATTCTGGGGCAACTACCTGCCGCAGATCTTCGGCGTCGCGAAAGCATTGATGATCGCCAAAGAAACAGACGAAGCCGCCGCCGCGGCTTGGGACAACCGAATGACGGACGTTCGAAACAGTTGCCGAAAGACGATCGAGTCCCTATCACACACCGGACACTTGGCTGATCCGTGGACCATCAAGCAAGCCACTGATGTCTTATGGGCTTTGTTGTCGGTCGCCAACTACGAGCAACTGACAGTGACAGCGAAGTGGTCGACGAGACAATACGTCAAACACATGCAGACTTCCGCTCGCCGTCTTTTTGTCGCCTAGGCACCAAAGTCGCGAACCAAACCCACCCGATCAGAAGCAGCTGCAGCGGCATCCGCACGACCAACCCCCAGTACGGGATTTCTTCGAACGACTCTGGGTTCTGCACCATGTGCACGTGTGCTGGAAAGACAGCGATCAACAGCGCGACCAGCCCCCATCCGGCGATACGTCGCAACCTCGGCACCAACACGCCAGCGCCACCGAGCACTTCGAAAAAACCCGAGACGTAAATCAGCATCATGGGAGCCGGCAGATACGTCGGCATCATCGGCCGGTAGAAGTCCGGATTAACAAAATGGTTCACGCCGGCAGCGACGAAGAACGCCCCCAGCACAACGACCGCCAAGCCGTGCCATCTTGATCGAAACCGCAATCGTTCAAGGAGCTTCATTGCGTCACCGCCCGCGAGAATTCATCCAAAGCGTTCGTCGACCGTAGGCCGCCGAGGGATCATGGTCACCCGCCCCGGTGATTCACTGCTGGAACTGTATCATCGCTGGCAAACTGCCCACGATCGAAGACGCTGAAGCCGACGATCCCAAGGGGTCGCATCGCTTTATACCACGATGGTTCGCACTGCTCGTTAGCGAACGACGACGAAGTTCGCAAGGTTCTACAATCCAAAACGATCTCTCAATGCGGTCTCTTTCCGCACCACCAAACCAAATTCATTCATCACAACCCACTGCAACGGAGTGCCCCGAAATGCCAACGCCATTCGAACCCCAATTAACGCCGCGTCCCTCAGGGATACTTATGCAAACCGCGCGAGCGAAATGGCGGAAAGTAGGTAACGGAATCGAAAATTTTCCGAAACGATCAATTCCCGGCTAGCTTCTCCAGAAGCTTGAACGGCAGGTAGAGCCGCATTGGGTAGCCGGGGAGCTCGGCGAAATCGAAACGTCTGTAAAACGCTTTGGACGATTCGTCGACGCAGCTGAGGAGGACGGCAATGAACGCGAACGCTTGGGAAGCTTCGTGACAATCTCGCAGCGCCGTTGCAAGCAAACGTGAGCCAATGCCTCTTCCTTGAACACTGCTGTCGACGCCGAGCCACGCCAGCACGGCGACGGGCAATTGTCGTTGTGGGAGTGACTTGGCTACTTGAGCTGGTAAGTCAGAAAAATCAACCTGCGACGACGCCAATGTGTAGTAGCCGATGATTCGGCCATCCTCGTCGAGCAATACTTTCGTCGAACTGAGGTGCTTCTTTTGGCTTTGCAACGCGGATCGCTTGAGCCAGCCATCGACTTGTTCGTGGCCGGATTGAAACGCCCTTCGGTTGTGCGATTTGGTCAACAGCTCGATTCGCCATCCGTCGGGATAGCGGACACCGCTCACGCTTTGCCTCGCATCATCGCTCCCAACGCTTTTTGCGACTTGGTCAGCTTGGGTGGTTTGGCGAGCGCAGTCCAAAACTGCAATTGTTCGTCCGCCGTCATCGCGATCGTTTGAGACTTAGCAGCCGCGACTTCGCGTTCGGCTTGTCCAACAACCACGCTGCGGACGTAGTCACTCACGCTTACCCGCCGCATCTCCGCGGCGGCACTCAACAACGCCTTGGACTCTTCATCGAGCCGGACCATCAATGAACTATTTTTTTGCATGACGTGTCAAACTCTTGCGTTAGCGGCGGGGCCCCAGCCACTCCATTGTACTGCATAACGCTATACATGGCAATGTTTTTGTGACTGATCCGGATTCTTTGAAAAATAGCGGTATTCCGGGGTCTGATTCTGGGGCGGCGCCTCACAAGGCGACGGCTGTTTACACCCGTCAGTCACGGACACATGGGCTGGAATACAGTTCTTGCGATACCCAGATCGATTTGTGCCGGAATCTTCCGTCGAAAAGAGACTGGATCGTTAGCGACGTCTTCTCGGATGAAGGGCAATCCAGTGAAACGCTCGATCGCCCCCAACTATCGCGATTGATTTCCGCGGTGACGGCAGGCCAAATTCGTCGCTTGATCATTTACAGCATGGATCGGTTGTCACGGCGGCTTGCTGACTTTGCGAAGATACTCGCACTGTTTGAACGGCACGCTGTTGAATTGGTTGTGGTGAACGACCCGCACTACAGCGATACGGCGAGCGGTCGATTGATGACCAATATCGTCGCTGCCGCCAGCGAGTTTCAGCAGGATCTGACTCGGGAGCGAATGGCTGACATGCGGGCGGCGTATAGACGTCGCGGCAAACTTGTCGCCGGGCGGGTTCCGTTTGGCTATCGCACCGA
This genomic window contains:
- a CDS encoding CPBP family intramembrane glutamic endopeptidase → MNDQTTAGNESTPARVWPVIVLTIVAFIAVILAQIVASLAVLFATKGSNETFAEAAGGLQQKMFEAPNFVFSLAVSGIPLIVVGLTGGWFSAMRQGARLKTRLGLSVPNISATTWLAFVLGSVPVFLVALLPAAAISQWIPGNEGILDLYRNADLLWAIVMVAVVGVVPGVSEELFFRGFVQRRLLKRYSPAVAIGMTSVLFGLIHVAPQSIALAIVMGVWLGVIAWRTDSIWPSALCHTFVNSGWNAYQFGRLRLGWPDIPSIWVGIVAGTLLVIAFVWSCRWLSRRSDWNDAPT
- a CDS encoding NAD(P)-dependent alcohol dehydrogenase — encoded protein: MKAVHSNQYGSPEQLRVVDLARPIAGAKEVLVRVHAAALHVGDCFTVRGKPFVVRVDTGWRRPKSGIVGYDFSGVVESVGDGGDGFEVGDEVFGYRSGTCAEYVAAPVSQTAKKPSKLSHFEAAALPTSGLAALHALRDVAKTRRGDAVLINGASGGIGTFAVQIAKIMKAKVTGVCSAKNKSLVHSLGADRVIDYASEDFTTGEEKYDCILDNVENRPLTDVRRVLKPDGTLICNSGTGATGLAFWIRLLKPLLLSPLTSQKLRRYVSTPSAADLEELCRYVEDGQLSPVIAEVHTPDQVADALLKLEAGHTVGKRVVRMTDFANE
- a CDS encoding NAD(P)-dependent oxidoreductase, with translation MRIAIVGATGSVGAHLVNQSLHVGHDVVAVVRDPAKIDQQHDHLHVVVADVTDDDDRLRTAVADCDAVVVALGDGMRGRVRAVGTRNVVSAMKDTGVSRLICQSTLGAGDSFGNLNWLWKFIFRVPLRKAMADHVEQEELVRASGLDWTIVRPAAFTDGDHTGRYRHGFDSLAKNLTLKISRADVADFIVRQISGHDYLHQAAALSY
- a CDS encoding TetR/AcrR family transcriptional regulator; its protein translation is MSTEPSETQTKILSAALDLLVRNAGKDVRMSDIAGAAGVSRQAIYLNFESRSDLMIATVQYGDRINNAASQVQPWRDAEGTAKLDAWIKFWGNYLPQIFGVAKALMIAKETDEAAAAAWDNRMTDVRNSCRKTIESLSHTGHLADPWTIKQATDVLWALLSVANYEQLTVTAKWSTRQYVKHMQTSARRLFVA
- a CDS encoding DoxX family protein; this encodes MAVVVLGAFFVAAGVNHFVNPDFYRPMMPTYLPAPMMLIYVSGFFEVLGGAGVLVPRLRRIAGWGLVALLIAVFPAHVHMVQNPESFEEIPYWGLVVRMPLQLLLIGWVWFATLVPRRQKDGERKSACV
- a CDS encoding GNAT family N-acetyltransferase, which translates into the protein MSGVRYPDGWRIELLTKSHNRRAFQSGHEQVDGWLKRSALQSQKKHLSSTKVLLDEDGRIIGYYTLASSQVDFSDLPAQVAKSLPQRQLPVAVLAWLGVDSSVQGRGIGSRLLATALRDCHEASQAFAFIAVLLSCVDESSKAFYRRFDFAELPGYPMRLYLPFKLLEKLAGN
- a CDS encoding type II toxin -antitoxin system TacA 1-like antitoxin, encoding MQKNSSLMVRLDEESKALLSAAAEMRRVSVSDYVRSVVVGQAEREVAAAKSQTIAMTADEQLQFWTALAKPPKLTKSQKALGAMMRGKA
- a CDS encoding recombinase family protein is translated as MTDPDSLKNSGIPGSDSGAAPHKATAVYTRQSRTHGLEYSSCDTQIDLCRNLPSKRDWIVSDVFSDEGQSSETLDRPQLSRLISAVTAGQIRRLIIYSMDRLSRRLADFAKILALFERHAVELVVVNDPHYSDTASGRLMTNIVAAASEFQQDLTRERMADMRAAYRRRGKLVAGRVPFGYRTEPAMKQLVVDPAQSTVVRDFFELASRGSRPSDLASFTNLSGWKDQNGDVGK